Below is a genomic region from Medicago truncatula cultivar Jemalong A17 chromosome 3, MtrunA17r5.0-ANR, whole genome shotgun sequence.
AACACACACCACAACACAACTAAACAAATCACAATCTTCCCTTTCATCTCCATCATCAAAACCAATTCACACCATGAACGAAACCTCCaccccaacaaaaaaaatcaatttcgcAGAAGAATCACTATTACCAAAAACAACCACCAACATCAACAGACACAAATTCAACCGTAGCATCTCCCACGTAAACGACGAACTCCACACTTTCCGATCATATCTCCGATGGATGTGTGTGGATCAATCAAACGCAATCCACGCAACACTCTCCTGGTTCGTTTTCTTCGTCTTCGCATTGGCTGTTCCTGCTTTGTCGCACTTTTTTCTAGCATGTGAGGATTGTGATGCGAGACATTCGAGACCGTATGATTCTGTTGTTCAGATTTCGTTGAGTTCTGTTGCGGTGTTGTCGTTTTTGTGTTTGTCGACGTTTGTGAAGAAGTATGGGTTGagaaggtttttgtttttggataaGCTTTGTGATGAAAGTGAAAATGTTAGAATGAACTATATGGTTCAGCTCAATGTGAGTTTTCTTCTATCTACCTCTTCAGCTTGCTctgtttctctgttttttttcttttttactattattgtctataatttttctaaaaattatacatttcaataaatttttgGTGCttctttgattatttttcttgaACAATGCTAACAAAATACAAGAATCATCGTTAAGCTATCAAATATAGTGTAATTATGCCTTATAACGTGTGTAATCAATAAGTTTAGAAATATTTGTCTTTGTAAACTTAACTTGGTTGATAgagttattttataatataaatagaGACAATTTTGTAAACTTAACTCGATTGGTAgagttattttataatataagcAGAACCTCAGACAATTTACTTATAAGAAGAATTTTCAAGAgttcacttattcactttaaaaatgtgaatttttaacCTGTAAATTAcatggaaaaaaagaaaaacatttttagaatgatcttttttattaaacttaacTAAAAGAGgaataaaaaatgttacatttttgtgcataataaaaatgaaactatCCAAGTCATAGAAAGTGGTAGGACAATCTGTGATTACAACTGGCAAAGAGAGGAAAAAGAGTGATGtttgtttatactttatttattcataGAATCAACTAGAACCATCATGTGCATTCATATTTGATGCAATAAACAATGCATCAAAATTGGGTCAATCGTTTAGTCGAAATTAATTCttcagtaattttttttggaaaaaatataaataagaagaaaattatGGCTAGTTAGCTACATAATCTGATTTAAAAAGTgtacaaaaaactaaaataaagtgaaatagaaagaaaaaagccacttattgaaagaaaatttaattttataaaaatatctgatttaaaaagtgtttaAATTTAGGTGAATATAATAGTACCATGATTTCAGAAGTGTGGTTAGGTATATACTCATTATCTAATTATTGATTGCATGTTATAtatttgtattaatttattacactgaaaaattaatttttcttaagaaatattTGCCGGTTGTAGATTCCGAGTACATattaacatttctcttaaatatataatcaaattttaaaagagTTTTATCTATAGAGCATCGGTATCTAACCAAACTTTAAAATACTTAAGAATTTAGCTCAAATTTATCATTCAAACAATTAAATTTACGTCgaaaaatttgaattattttctaaaattatattatctTAATCAATTATTTGCTAATTGTGTGTTTGTTATTGGTTACAGAGATCTTTGAAGCTCATATCAGTCTTCTCAGGACCATGTTTCATAGCAATGGCAACATACAAAATCTGGTGGTATGCATCAGGAGGCTCACAAATCCCCTTCTTAGGAAACGTATACCTTAGTGATGCAGTAGCATGCATATTAGAACTCTGCTCCTGGTTGTACCGAACCACCACAATCTTCCTTGTGTGCGTTCTCTTCCGTTTGATCTGTCACCTTCAGATCCTACGGCTGAAAGATTTTGCCACATTATTCCATGTGGATTCTGATGTACATTCGGTTATGTCGGAACACCTGAGGATTAGGAGGCATTTGAGGATTATAAGTCATAGGTATCGTGCTTTTATTTTACTTGCACTTGTGTTGGTGACTGGAAGTCAGTTTGCTTGTTTGCTTGTGACCATGAAGGCTAGACATGATCTTAATGTCTATAAGACTGGTGAACTTGCGGTAtgtgatctcatctctctcatTTACTCATTGTTACGGATCATAGACTCAGACACTGACACCAAATATGATACATACACGTCGATATTGATGATAATtcgaaaaaattatatgaattaatataatcatatatgtCGGTGTCTTGTTGGTCTTAGGCACGATACATATCCGATACCGGAACATGTCAAATCTAAAGAGTATATATGtttcatatttgtttatgaAGTATGAACACAAACACATACTCTAACACATCAACACCGATAATAACttaagaaaatgatatatttaatataattatatgtGTTAGTATTGTGTCGACGTTAGATCAACGCCAAGACATCGAATAAGTGTATGTGTTTCATTGGTTACTATTAGCACTTATTTCTTAAACAAATGAAACTAGCAGCTTTTTCTTAAACAAGTTGTAAGATTagtgttttttgaaaagtttgTACGGTTAAAGACTTTCTAGGCCTAACATCACTTCATAAATAATGTTTGATAACTAATCTAAAACatgtgaaaaatatatgctTTAGTTAGCTTTCAAAATAAGGACACATATACAGAACAAAATTCAGTCTTTACGGTATATATCAGTCTAACTTTCtatgtttcttttatttgaGTGAGTTTGACTATGGTATAATACATTAATATAAACAAACTTTTGGTTCATCTAATGACACCTTATATATACCATCATTTatataaaatagattaaattaattGTTTACCCCTTTAAACGTTTTAGAAACATACAAGTGGGCATGTTgacctaaaaaaaagattagctTAACATACAAAGCTGGCATGCTTATAAAAATGATTCTATTTGtatcatttgatttgattgttaaatataattattttagtaaCAAACGTTAATTTATGTATATAAACCATCTTATAAATCTACAAAGGTACATGGAACCCTTTGTTAGCTGTACATGCCAAAATCATGAAGGTCAAttgcaataaataaaagtttacgTAATTGAAATCATCCGAAATTTGAGGAAGACGTGTCCATTTTTATACAATTGTGACATGCCCCCCTTTCACTCTGTTCCTTCCTAATAAATTTCATATCTTATTAGAAAACGACAAGAACAAAACATTAACAAAGCAAAGATCTTAGTTATCAAACCAAACTTGGCCTACTATCGTGAAGCATGGACATGCATTGAATTAGGCGTGTTTCGGTGTGGACATGTATGGTGTTCGACACCAACAtatataattacattgaattatattattttcttaaattattaacgGTATCAACGTATCACTATCTGTGTCGTATTTGATATTGTGTCCGCATCCGTGCTTCAATAGCCTAATACTTTATGTGTGATTTTGTTATATTCTGTTACAGCTATGTTCGGTAACGCTTCTTTCAGCACTGTCCATTATGTTCCGTAGTGCAACAAAGATAACACACAAAGCACAAGCAATCACAGGATTAGCAGCCAAGTGGCATGTTTGTGCAACGTTGGATTCTTTTGATGGAGTGGGTGAAGGGGAAACATTATCGGCTCAGATTTCTCGTGAGAGAATCTATCCTTCAGTGGGAACAGATGGAGAATCAGAGACTGATGATGCTGGCTCTGAAGAAGATGAGATTGATACCACAAAGATGATTCCATCTTACTCTTATAGCACTATCTCATATCAGAAAAGACAAGCTCTTGGTAATTTCCTCATCAATTATCATTTCTTACTTCCCCATTCAAATTATAacttgttttaataaaaactttagttatttttttaatggaaaatagaaattactaatgattatataaaattatttttcattaatgacattgaaaaaattttaaaaaaaactaaaagaagatagagtaataaataattaaaaatatgatagGAGAATAAGTGGggtaaaatgacttataatttttttttttttttgtcacgtagtttagtggttaaattcaccttataaggtaaataagtggggtgtccaggATTCGAACCTCGACcgctgcatataataatgcattgtcctaccaactgagctaaactcacgggactattatctatttatttattcaaaaaaaaaaagtaatattttattctGAAAAATgactaataattttaaattagagGTTTCTGCAATAGTATAGATGTTTTTAGAGGTTTGTGGAACCGCAATTGTGGTGGAATCAATCACATTTATCTGCATCATTCTATTTAAGCCAAGAAAAATGCTAATGAGTAATTTGATTTCATAtctttagaaaataaatatacatgtttgttgattttgtggtatTTTTGATCATATTTTGCAGTAAATTACTTTGAGAACAATAAGGCAGGAATTACTGTATATGGATTCATGCTGGATAGGAGTACACTACATACCATATTCGGTATTGAGATGTCGCTAGTTCTTTGGCTGCTTGGAAAAACAATAGGTTCTTTttgaataacatatatttattttgtttgattatagTTTATGAatcatggaagaaaaaaaaaatgcagtgtGAGTTCCCTTATCTATGATTTATTGTTCTCAATTGCCGGCTGCTTACTGTTCAAATTGGATGAGAAGATAGAAATGGATcagcttttattttaatcaataataatgaaatgtcattttttaatgACTTCTTTTGCAACTTTAAatacaaaagtaaaataaactttttttaaagaaaaatacttAACATTTCATtaactttgtcaaaaaacattttattaaaaataaattgttcaatACAGCGAGttacattaaaataaataacgAGACTGACTGTTAATGTGTCAACCCCCGTCAAATGGTGAGCCACCTCATTTGTTTATCGCGTGTTGAAATCAACCTTATAGTTTCAGAACTGAGTGGTGAATAATCGTCTCAAGCGGATATAATTTGTTCAATTTCACTCATGCATGTGAATTTTCCACTATTCAAATTTCATGAAATTCTCAAATCATGAAAAGTTTAAATCCtgcaaagtaaaagaaaatcaaatataagCATAAATGGAATCGAAAAATTTGATTTAGAATCAGAATCTAAAGAGGAATTGAATTGATGAATCGAAACGACGTGACCTACCTTATGATTTAGAATCAGAATCTAAAGAAGGTCTCATAGTTTTTAGACATTTCACTGATAAACTATAGATGAATACAAACCACATCGTGcaattaagtaaaaataataaaccctATAATGTGCCTTAAGAATGGTTAAGG
It encodes:
- the LOC25489025 gene encoding uncharacterized protein; translation: MNETSTPTKKINFAEESLLPKTTTNINRHKFNRSISHVNDELHTFRSYLRWMCVDQSNAIHATLSWFVFFVFALAVPALSHFFLACEDCDARHSRPYDSVVQISLSSVAVLSFLCLSTFVKKYGLRRFLFLDKLCDESENVRMNYMVQLNRSLKLISVFSGPCFIAMATYKIWWYASGGSQIPFLGNVYLSDAVACILELCSWLYRTTTIFLVCVLFRLICHLQILRLKDFATLFHVDSDVHSVMSEHLRIRRHLRIISHRYRAFILLALVLVTGSQFACLLVTMKARHDLNVYKTGELALCSVTLLSALSIMFRSATKITHKAQAITGLAAKWHVCATLDSFDGVGEGETLSAQISRERIYPSVGTDGESETDDAGSEEDEIDTTKMIPSYSYSTISYQKRQALVNYFENNKAGITVYGFMLDRSTLHTIFGIEMSLVLWLLGKTIGSF